Proteins from a genomic interval of Zingiber officinale cultivar Zhangliang chromosome 2A, Zo_v1.1, whole genome shotgun sequence:
- the LOC122040547 gene encoding 39S ribosomal protein L47, mitochondrial-like: MFVSRIVRRAFGAAARSKSYSTSSEASDSAAAAVSAKRTLNPLEEFFEPDRSADEEKPVTYGRGWKASELRLKSWDDLHKLWYVFLKEKNMLMTQRQMLHTQNLRFPHPERIQKVRKSMCRLKHVLTERAIAEPDPRRSAEMKRMINAM, encoded by the exons ATGTTCGTATCCAGGATTGTCCGTCGAGCTTTTGGCGCCGCTGCCAGATCGAAGTCTTATTCAACTTCCTCCGAAGCTTCTGATTCCGCCGCCGCTGCGGTTTCTGCTAAGAGAACGCTGAATCCTCTTGAGGAGTTCTTCGAGCCGGACAGGAGCGCAGATGAAGAGAAGCCTGTTACCTACG GTCGTGGTTGGAAGGCTTCTGAGTTACGTCTCAAATCATGGGATGATCTTCACAAGCTGTGGTATGTCTTTTTGAAGGAAAAGAACATGCTTATGACTCAACGGCAAATGCTTCATACTCAGAATCTTCGTTTCCCGCATCCAGAACGAATTCAAAAG GTAAGGAAGTCAATGTGTCGTCTAAAGCATGTGCTGACCGAAAGAGCAATCGCTGAACCTGATCCAAGGAGATCTGCAGAAATGAAGAGAATGATCAATGCTATGTGA